A genomic segment from Luteibacter aegosomatis encodes:
- a CDS encoding SDR family oxidoreductase: MHPRLTHWRLDGRTALVTGASKGIGYACARELAVLGADVLLVARDGDALEEVCELLAEECPEVEVMGMAADLTDAEDRLAVFDWVADLDVDLSLLVNNVGGNVVKPTLDYTPDDYRQIFELNVFSAYEMCRLAHPHLVQHANAAIVNVGSVSGIVHVRTGSPYGMTKAALHQLTRNLACEWAEDGIRVNGVAPWYIRTQRSEPALADAEYLEEVLDRTPMGRIGEPEEVAGAVAFLCLPASAYVTGEIVAVDGGFLRYGF; this comes from the coding sequence ATGCATCCACGACTCACCCATTGGCGCCTCGACGGCCGCACCGCCCTGGTCACCGGCGCAAGCAAGGGCATCGGCTACGCCTGCGCCCGCGAACTGGCGGTGCTGGGCGCCGACGTGCTGCTCGTCGCCCGCGACGGCGATGCGCTGGAAGAGGTCTGCGAGTTGCTCGCCGAGGAATGCCCCGAGGTGGAGGTGATGGGCATGGCCGCCGACCTGACCGATGCGGAAGATCGCCTGGCCGTGTTCGACTGGGTCGCCGACCTCGACGTCGATCTCTCGCTGCTGGTGAACAACGTCGGCGGCAACGTGGTGAAGCCCACGCTCGACTACACGCCGGACGATTACCGGCAGATCTTCGAACTCAACGTGTTCTCGGCCTACGAGATGTGCCGCCTCGCCCATCCGCACCTCGTTCAGCACGCGAACGCGGCCATCGTGAACGTGGGCTCCGTGTCGGGCATCGTGCACGTGCGCACCGGTTCGCCCTATGGCATGACCAAGGCGGCCCTTCACCAGCTGACCCGTAACCTGGCCTGCGAATGGGCCGAGGACGGCATTCGCGTCAATGGCGTGGCGCCCTGGTACATCCGCACCCAGCGCAGCGAGCCCGCGCTGGCGGATGCCGAATACCTGGAAGAAGTGCTCGACCGCACGCCGATGGGGCGCATCGGCGAGCCGGAGGAGGTCGCCGGTGCCGTGGCCTTTCTCTGCCTGCCCGCTTCCGCATACGTCACCGGCGAGATCGTCGCCGTGGACGGCGGGTTCCTGCGTTACGGGTTCTGA
- a CDS encoding ABC transporter ATP-binding protein: MDAHTPLLTLDRATVLRGDRTLVDDLSLSIAQGQHTAILGPNGSGKSTLVKLIERRLYPLVHDDGSPVLRVFGRDRWSVAELRSLLGVVSSDLRREFEATHETALNTVLSGFFASMTLGLDHAVDDTMRERAVRALDRVQATHLAERDVSTLSTGEARRVLIARALVHAPRALLLDEPCAGLDPGTRRRFLDLLRQLAREGTTLLLVTHHVEEIVPDIDHVVMLREGRLYEQGPKAALLSEDRLSRLFGWPMDVDRNGGFYGARLR; this comes from the coding sequence ATGGACGCCCATACGCCCCTGCTCACCCTCGACCGTGCCACCGTGCTGCGCGGCGACCGTACGCTCGTCGACGACCTGTCCCTGTCCATCGCGCAGGGCCAGCACACCGCCATCCTGGGTCCCAACGGCTCCGGCAAGTCGACGCTGGTGAAACTCATCGAGCGACGGCTCTATCCGCTCGTGCACGACGACGGCTCCCCCGTGCTGCGCGTGTTCGGGCGCGATCGCTGGAGCGTGGCCGAGCTTCGTTCCCTGCTGGGCGTGGTCTCGTCCGACCTGCGCAGGGAATTCGAAGCCACGCACGAAACCGCGCTGAACACCGTGCTCTCGGGTTTCTTCGCCTCGATGACGCTCGGCCTCGACCACGCGGTGGACGACACGATGCGCGAGCGCGCGGTGCGGGCACTCGATCGCGTGCAGGCGACGCACCTGGCCGAACGCGACGTGTCCACCTTGTCCACGGGCGAAGCCCGCCGCGTGCTGATCGCCCGTGCCCTCGTCCATGCGCCCCGCGCCCTGCTGCTCGATGAGCCGTGCGCGGGCCTCGACCCCGGCACGCGCCGACGCTTCCTCGACCTTCTGCGCCAGCTGGCCCGCGAAGGCACCACGCTGCTGCTGGTCACCCATCACGTCGAGGAAATCGTGCCCGATATCGATCACGTGGTGATGCTGCGCGAGGGGCGTCTCTACGAGCAGGGCCCCAAGGCGGCCCTGCTTTCGGAAGACCGCCTGTCCCGGCTTTTCGGCTGGCCGATGGACGTGGACCGGAACGGCGGATTCTACGGCGCGAGATTGCGCTGA
- the sppA gene encoding signal peptide peptidase SppA yields MSDRFDATPPPLPPQPKPVPPIRRRGGGFGGFLRSLGRGINFVRLFILNVFFFGLLAAFLLAIYASNRTNAVDDKSVLVLAPEGQLVEQYSADPLSRAMGKLSGDGVKQVQVRDMVRAIDTAAKDDRISRIVLRPDKLAAGGFAALREVGAALDRFRAAGKPVLVWASSMEQGQYYLAAHADKIYLDPQGGVMATGLANYRLFYKDMLDRLGVQVHLFRVGQFKSAAEPFILDHASPESKEADGYWLGGLWDTWIGETAKLRHLDPAALRGDVDGFADRVQNAKGNLADLAKEEKLVDGIATEQQFVQMLRHEGVPAGKKDQGFRQVDLAGYLSATGLGTADLLQTSPGVTVVVAEGEITGGKQAQGSIGGESTAALIRTARLDRRTRALVLRVNSPGGEVYAAEQIRREVELTREAGIPVVVSMGDVAASGGYWISMNANRIYAEPNTITGSIGIFGMFFTVPDTLAKIGVKSDGVGTGGLAGAFDVTRPLDPKVGVLIQSIIDKGYRDFVGGVAKARGKDFAAIDAIAQGRVWTGEQAMQRGLVDKLGSLDDAIRDAAQEANLGKDYGVRYAEKPMGAFERFLTNVGDSSEAKVLMSWGVRLPSWVAELPKLAPEFALFRTAQAGKPNVYAYCFCSPR; encoded by the coding sequence ATGTCGGACCGCTTCGACGCCACGCCCCCGCCACTGCCCCCGCAGCCGAAGCCCGTGCCTCCGATTCGCCGTCGCGGCGGCGGATTCGGCGGTTTCTTGCGCTCGCTGGGCCGCGGCATCAACTTCGTGCGGCTGTTCATCCTCAACGTCTTCTTCTTCGGACTGCTCGCGGCGTTCCTGCTGGCCATCTACGCCAGCAACCGAACCAACGCGGTGGACGACAAGAGCGTGCTGGTGCTGGCGCCCGAAGGGCAGCTGGTGGAGCAGTACAGCGCCGACCCGCTCTCCCGCGCCATGGGCAAGCTCTCCGGCGACGGCGTGAAGCAGGTGCAGGTGCGCGACATGGTGCGGGCCATCGATACCGCCGCCAAGGACGATCGCATCAGCCGCATCGTGCTGCGCCCCGACAAGCTCGCCGCCGGCGGCTTCGCCGCGCTGCGCGAAGTGGGCGCCGCGCTCGATCGCTTCCGCGCCGCCGGCAAGCCGGTGCTGGTGTGGGCCTCGAGCATGGAGCAGGGCCAGTACTACCTGGCCGCGCACGCCGACAAGATCTACCTCGATCCGCAGGGCGGCGTGATGGCCACCGGCCTGGCCAACTATCGGCTGTTCTACAAGGACATGCTCGACCGCCTGGGCGTGCAGGTGCACCTGTTCCGCGTGGGCCAGTTCAAGAGCGCCGCCGAGCCGTTCATCCTCGATCACGCCTCGCCGGAATCGAAGGAAGCCGACGGCTACTGGCTGGGTGGGCTGTGGGATACGTGGATCGGCGAGACCGCGAAGCTGCGTCACCTCGATCCGGCCGCGTTGCGCGGCGACGTCGACGGTTTCGCCGACCGCGTGCAGAACGCCAAGGGCAACCTCGCCGACCTGGCGAAGGAAGAAAAGCTCGTCGACGGCATCGCCACCGAACAGCAGTTCGTGCAGATGCTGCGCCACGAGGGTGTGCCGGCGGGCAAGAAAGACCAGGGTTTCCGTCAGGTCGATCTCGCCGGCTATCTCTCCGCCACGGGCCTGGGCACCGCCGACCTGTTGCAGACCTCGCCGGGCGTCACCGTGGTGGTGGCCGAGGGTGAGATCACCGGCGGCAAGCAAGCGCAAGGCAGCATCGGCGGCGAATCCACCGCCGCGCTCATCCGCACGGCACGCCTGGATCGCCGCACGCGGGCGCTCGTATTGCGCGTGAATTCGCCCGGCGGCGAGGTCTACGCCGCCGAGCAGATCCGTCGCGAGGTCGAACTGACCCGCGAGGCCGGTATTCCCGTCGTGGTGTCCATGGGCGACGTGGCCGCCAGCGGTGGCTACTGGATCTCGATGAACGCCAACCGGATCTATGCCGAACCGAACACCATCACCGGCTCGATCGGCATCTTCGGCATGTTCTTCACCGTGCCCGACACGCTGGCGAAGATCGGCGTGAAGAGCGACGGCGTGGGCACCGGCGGTCTCGCCGGCGCGTTCGACGTCACCCGGCCGCTCGATCCGAAGGTAGGCGTGCTGATCCAGAGCATCATCGACAAGGGTTACCGCGATTTCGTCGGCGGCGTGGCCAAGGCGCGCGGCAAGGACTTCGCCGCCATCGATGCCATCGCCCAGGGCCGCGTGTGGACGGGCGAGCAGGCCATGCAGCGTGGGCTCGTCGACAAGCTCGGCAGCCTCGACGACGCCATTCGCGACGCGGCGCAGGAAGCGAACCTCGGCAAGGATTACGGCGTGCGCTACGCCGAGAAGCCGATGGGGGCGTTCGAGCGCTTCCTCACCAACGTGGGCGACAGCAGCGAGGCGAAGGTGCTGATGTCGTGGGGCGTCCGCCTCCCGTCGTGGGTGGCGGAGTTGCCGAAGCTGGCCCCGGAGTTCGCGCTGTTCCGCACGGCGCAGGCGGGCAAGCCGAACGTCTACGCGTATTGCTTCTGCTCGCCGCGCTGA
- a CDS encoding MATE family efflux transporter — MPIDRARARREVGATFRLALPMIAAQLSAIGTNVVDAVLAGHQGAHTQASVVTGANIWVLAIVTGIGTMMAVPPTVAQLDGAGRRAEVGATFHQALYIAWGLGILLGIGVWHASPLMALFGVVESMRHDVTAFLHAIAFAAPALTTYFALRGLSEGLSMPRPSMYFSFGGLLVLAPLGYVLMYGKLGFPVMGARGSGIATAIVLWLEMIGFGIYVLLHRNYRDLGLRRRMARPDAGQIGQLLHVGVPMAVTLLMEAGLFVAVALLIGRLGETVTASHHVALNVASVAFMIPLGLSMAITVRVGNAVGRRDATAVRYAGLSGISLVLVTQFISSGAMLLFAAPIAGLYTNDPAVIAMASQLLVLAGFFQFSDGIQVASNGALRGMKDTRVPMVITLFAYWGVGMPVGWWLAFGHGLGARGMWMGLIAGLSMAAILLFARFWRSSGRGRWPDDSSAPLPLHT, encoded by the coding sequence ATGCCCATCGACCGCGCCCGCGCGCGTCGCGAGGTCGGCGCCACCTTCCGCCTGGCGTTGCCGATGATCGCGGCGCAACTTTCCGCCATCGGCACCAACGTCGTCGACGCCGTGCTCGCCGGCCACCAGGGCGCGCATACCCAGGCGTCGGTGGTCACGGGCGCGAACATCTGGGTGCTGGCGATCGTCACCGGCATCGGCACCATGATGGCCGTGCCGCCCACGGTGGCCCAGCTCGACGGCGCCGGCCGCCGCGCCGAGGTGGGCGCCACCTTCCACCAGGCGCTGTACATCGCCTGGGGCCTGGGCATCCTGCTCGGCATCGGCGTCTGGCACGCCTCGCCGCTGATGGCCCTGTTCGGCGTGGTGGAGTCCATGCGCCACGACGTCACGGCCTTCCTGCACGCCATCGCCTTCGCGGCGCCGGCGCTCACCACGTATTTCGCGCTGCGCGGGTTGTCCGAGGGGCTGTCGATGCCCCGTCCGTCGATGTATTTCAGCTTCGGCGGCCTGCTGGTCCTGGCGCCGCTGGGCTACGTGCTGATGTACGGCAAGTTGGGGTTCCCCGTGATGGGTGCCCGCGGCAGCGGCATCGCCACGGCCATCGTGCTGTGGCTGGAGATGATCGGCTTCGGCATCTACGTGTTGCTCCATCGCAATTACCGCGACCTGGGCCTGCGTCGGCGCATGGCGCGTCCCGATGCGGGGCAGATCGGCCAACTCCTGCACGTGGGCGTGCCCATGGCGGTCACCCTGCTGATGGAGGCGGGCCTGTTCGTGGCCGTGGCGCTGCTGATCGGCCGGCTCGGCGAAACCGTGACGGCCAGCCATCACGTGGCGCTCAACGTGGCGTCGGTCGCCTTCATGATCCCGCTGGGCCTGTCGATGGCGATCACCGTGCGGGTGGGCAACGCCGTGGGCCGGCGCGACGCCACGGCCGTGCGTTACGCCGGGTTGTCGGGCATCTCGCTGGTGCTGGTGACCCAGTTCATCTCGTCCGGTGCCATGCTGCTCTTCGCCGCGCCGATCGCCGGGCTGTACACGAACGATCCGGCGGTGATCGCCATGGCGTCCCAGCTTCTCGTGCTTGCCGGGTTCTTCCAGTTTTCCGACGGCATCCAGGTGGCCTCGAACGGCGCCTTGCGCGGCATGAAGGACACCCGCGTGCCGATGGTCATCACCCTTTTCGCCTATTGGGGCGTGGGCATGCCCGTGGGCTGGTGGCTGGCCTTCGGCCACGGCCTGGGGGCGCGTGGCATGTGGATGGGCCTGATCGCGGGCCTGAGCATGGCCGCCATCCTGCTTTTCGCCCGGTTCTGGCGATCCAGCGGCCGCGGCCGCTGGCCCGACGATTCATCGGCGCCCCTGCCTTTACACACGTGA
- a CDS encoding DUF3667 domain-containing protein, producing MKELEAAPVQHCANCQAPLHGHFCHECGQSVHSVLRPMSHMLEDAGDIFFHMDERIVHTVPPLFTRPGFLTLEYFSGRRVRYIAPFRLMFVFCLLAFFFVHLNFEGMAAELQDYNKDDTSIFAKATTPEQVHELYQAQDDSLRLSQEDDHMPAQAKAGLERAREAVRDKANERLVELKAPPMPAATGDASKAKDDSDENDLTQWLHSKSSVTIGWLPTALNQRLSVSVARFKANLLRASSGGPDESEAIQHIVEGVFGVLPQTMFVMVPLFALVLKIFYWFRRRLYMEHLIVALHSHAFLFFALLLMMLLGFAREAIAPHVLLAARGIRLVQWAIFLWMPIYLLLMQKRVYRQGWGMTIFKYWLIGSVYFWLLGFALAFAMLIGLSH from the coding sequence ATGAAGGAACTGGAAGCGGCGCCGGTGCAGCACTGCGCCAACTGCCAGGCACCGTTGCATGGGCACTTCTGCCATGAATGCGGACAATCGGTACACAGCGTGCTGCGGCCGATGTCGCACATGCTCGAAGACGCCGGCGACATCTTTTTCCACATGGACGAGCGCATCGTGCATACGGTGCCCCCGCTGTTCACCCGCCCGGGGTTCCTCACCTTGGAATACTTCTCGGGCAGGCGGGTGCGTTACATCGCCCCGTTCCGCCTCATGTTCGTGTTCTGCCTGCTCGCATTCTTCTTCGTCCACCTGAACTTCGAGGGCATGGCCGCCGAACTGCAGGACTACAACAAGGACGACACGAGCATCTTCGCCAAGGCGACCACGCCCGAGCAGGTACACGAGCTCTACCAGGCCCAGGACGACTCCCTACGCCTGTCGCAAGAGGACGATCACATGCCCGCGCAGGCCAAGGCCGGCCTGGAACGGGCCCGCGAAGCCGTCCGCGACAAGGCCAACGAACGCCTCGTCGAACTGAAGGCGCCGCCCATGCCGGCCGCTACCGGGGACGCGTCGAAGGCAAAGGACGACTCCGACGAAAACGACCTCACCCAGTGGCTGCACAGCAAGTCGAGCGTCACGATCGGTTGGCTGCCCACCGCCCTGAACCAGCGGTTGAGCGTCTCGGTGGCGCGGTTCAAGGCGAACCTCCTGCGAGCGTCGAGCGGTGGCCCGGACGAGTCGGAGGCCATCCAGCACATCGTGGAGGGCGTTTTCGGCGTGCTGCCCCAGACCATGTTCGTGATGGTGCCCTTGTTCGCCCTGGTGCTGAAGATCTTCTACTGGTTTCGCCGGCGGCTCTACATGGAGCATCTGATCGTGGCGCTTCACAGCCACGCCTTTCTGTTCTTCGCCTTGCTCCTGATGATGCTGCTGGGTTTCGCCCGCGAGGCCATCGCCCCGCACGTGCTGCTCGCGGCAAGGGGCATCCGGCTCGTGCAATGGGCCATCTTCCTGTGGATGCCGATCTACCTGCTGCTGATGCAGAAACGGGTGTATCGCCAGGGATGGGGCATGACTATCTTCAAGTACTGGTTGATAGGCAGCGTCTATTTTTGGCTTCTGGGATTCGCCCTCGCTTTCGCGATGCTGATCGGCCTTTCCCACTAG
- a CDS encoding primosomal protein N' produces MIPVLRVALPVPLLTLFDYLPPEGGIAEAGSRVRVPFGKGELVGIVIEPHAEAAVGARRLKRALEVLDDTPLLDAELLATLAWAADYWAGAPGEAFANALPLALREPKPLPATGREVWRLTHHGRESRDAGTRRGSSAALLDALYDGPRAADELGLVLPEWRTAARRLLEAELVEKLEWDEPVAPATPSPGPVLSDEQAAAVAAVGEGFGHFQPYLLDGVTGSGKTEVYLALIERALAQGRQTLLLVPEIGLAPQTVRRLRERLGVTIEVLHSNLAEGERARAWLRARNGTAKVVLGTRSAVFTPLPRAGLIIVDEEHDPSYKQQDGFRYHARDLALVRARAHGIPVVLGSATPSLETLGNVEAGRYRQLLLRARPGATQSTQVRIVDMRAQRLDHGLSPTLLNAVSECVGRGEQALVFRNRRGYAPVLLCHDCGWHADCPRCDRPMTLHAARRRLICHHCDNVLSIPPACPSCGSANLSPQGQGTERLEEALAERFPGVDVVRIDRETTRRRDAFGDILDRLREDKPAILVGTQMLAKGHDLPNLTLVAIVGVDEGLHSVDFRASERLAQLVVQVAGRAGRAEKPGSVLLQTHHPDHPMLHALLRGGYAAVASGLLAERRLLELPPYAHQVLLRAEAHGRAEVDAFLAEAHAAIGEPGDLRVAGPMPAPMPLRAGRHRGQVLVEANSRPVLHAFLRPWQHALTGLPSARKVRWSLDVDPIDLY; encoded by the coding sequence ATGATTCCCGTTCTTCGCGTCGCCCTACCCGTTCCCCTGCTGACCCTTTTCGATTACCTGCCTCCTGAAGGCGGCATCGCGGAGGCGGGGTCCCGCGTGCGCGTGCCGTTCGGCAAGGGCGAGCTGGTCGGCATCGTGATCGAGCCGCACGCCGAGGCGGCCGTCGGCGCCAGGCGACTCAAGCGCGCGCTGGAGGTACTCGACGACACGCCGCTGCTCGACGCCGAGCTGCTCGCCACCCTGGCCTGGGCGGCGGACTACTGGGCGGGCGCGCCGGGCGAGGCGTTCGCCAACGCCCTGCCCCTCGCCCTGCGCGAACCCAAGCCCCTGCCCGCCACCGGTCGCGAGGTGTGGCGGCTCACCCACCACGGTCGCGAAAGCCGCGACGCCGGTACCCGCCGCGGCAGCTCGGCCGCCCTGCTCGATGCGCTGTACGACGGGCCGCGCGCCGCCGACGAGCTCGGCCTGGTGCTGCCCGAATGGCGCACGGCCGCGCGCCGCCTGCTCGAGGCGGAACTGGTCGAGAAACTCGAGTGGGACGAACCCGTCGCACCCGCCACGCCGTCGCCCGGGCCCGTCCTGAGCGACGAACAGGCCGCCGCGGTGGCCGCCGTCGGCGAGGGCTTCGGCCACTTCCAGCCCTACCTGCTCGACGGGGTGACCGGCAGCGGCAAGACCGAGGTCTACCTGGCCCTCATCGAGCGGGCGCTCGCCCAGGGCAGGCAGACCCTGCTGCTGGTGCCGGAGATCGGCCTGGCCCCGCAGACCGTCCGTCGCCTCCGCGAAAGGCTGGGCGTGACGATCGAGGTGCTCCACTCCAACCTCGCCGAGGGCGAACGCGCGCGGGCCTGGCTGCGGGCGCGCAACGGCACCGCCAAGGTGGTGCTCGGCACGCGCTCGGCGGTGTTCACCCCCCTGCCGCGCGCCGGCCTGATCATCGTCGACGAGGAGCACGATCCGTCCTACAAACAGCAGGACGGTTTCCGCTACCACGCCCGCGACCTCGCCCTGGTCCGGGCCCGCGCCCACGGCATCCCCGTGGTGCTGGGCTCGGCCACTCCGTCGCTGGAAACGCTGGGCAACGTGGAAGCGGGACGCTACCGGCAACTCCTGCTGCGCGCCCGCCCCGGTGCCACGCAGTCCACCCAGGTGCGCATCGTGGACATGCGCGCCCAGCGCCTCGATCACGGGCTGTCGCCGACCTTGCTCAACGCGGTGTCCGAGTGCGTGGGCCGCGGCGAGCAGGCGCTGGTCTTCCGCAACCGGCGGGGCTATGCCCCCGTGCTGCTCTGCCACGACTGCGGCTGGCACGCCGACTGCCCGCGCTGCGACCGCCCGATGACGCTGCATGCCGCGCGGCGGCGCCTGATCTGCCACCACTGCGACAACGTGCTTTCCATTCCCCCGGCCTGTCCGTCCTGCGGCTCGGCCAACCTGAGCCCGCAGGGCCAGGGTACCGAACGCCTGGAGGAGGCCCTCGCCGAGCGCTTCCCCGGGGTGGACGTGGTGCGCATCGACCGCGAGACCACGCGGCGGCGCGACGCGTTCGGCGACATCCTCGACCGGCTGCGCGAAGACAAGCCCGCGATCCTGGTCGGCACGCAGATGCTCGCCAAGGGCCACGACCTGCCCAACCTCACCCTGGTCGCCATCGTCGGCGTCGACGAGGGCCTGCACAGCGTCGACTTCCGCGCGAGCGAGCGGCTGGCCCAACTGGTCGTGCAGGTGGCCGGCCGCGCCGGCCGGGCGGAAAAGCCGGGCAGCGTGCTGTTGCAGACCCACCACCCCGACCACCCGATGCTGCACGCGCTGCTGCGCGGCGGCTACGCGGCCGTGGCCTCCGGGCTGCTCGCCGAGCGCCGCCTGCTCGAACTGCCGCCTTACGCCCACCAGGTGCTGCTGCGTGCGGAAGCGCACGGCCGGGCCGAGGTGGACGCCTTCCTCGCCGAGGCGCATGCCGCCATCGGCGAGCCGGGCGACCTGCGCGTGGCCGGCCCCATGCCGGCGCCGATGCCCCTGCGCGCCGGGCGGCACCGCGGGCAGGTGCTGGTGGAGGCGAACTCGCGGCCGGTACTGCACGCCTTCCTCCGGCCCTGGCAGCACGCCCTGACGGGACTGCCTTCGGCGCGCAAGGTACGCTGGTCGCTTGATGTCGACCCCATCGACCTCTATTGA
- the tal gene encoding transaldolase gives MPSSPGNGTQDVTSQLEQLRKVTKVVADTGDMSAMKTFKPEDATTNPSLLLKAAGIPEYAQYIDEAVKWAKEQGSDRAQQLVDAGDRLAVLVGREILKIVPGYVSTEVDARLSFDEEASIAKAKRLIGMYKDVGVDPKRVLIKLASTWEGIKAAEKLQKEGINCNMTLLFSFEQAVACAEAGAFLISPFVGRIFDWYVANTDTKTYAPQEDPGVKSVRRIYDYYKTHGYKTVVMGASFRNIGQIQALAGCDRLTISPDLLKQLDETDADLPLALKDNGQKAEPPKEKLTEAKFRWGHNEDAMATDKLAEGIRKFAVDQRKLEELLGAKL, from the coding sequence ATGCCCTCCTCCCCAGGTAACGGAACCCAAGACGTGACCAGCCAGCTCGAACAACTGCGTAAAGTGACCAAGGTCGTCGCCGACACCGGCGACATGTCGGCCATGAAGACCTTCAAGCCCGAAGACGCGACCACCAACCCGTCCCTGCTGCTGAAGGCGGCCGGCATCCCCGAGTACGCCCAGTACATCGACGAAGCGGTGAAGTGGGCGAAGGAGCAGGGCAGCGACCGCGCCCAGCAGCTCGTGGACGCCGGCGATCGGCTCGCCGTCCTGGTGGGTCGCGAGATCCTGAAGATCGTGCCGGGCTACGTCTCGACCGAGGTCGATGCCCGCCTCTCGTTCGACGAAGAAGCCTCCATCGCCAAGGCCAAGCGCCTCATCGGCATGTACAAGGACGTCGGTGTCGACCCGAAGCGCGTGCTGATCAAGCTCGCCTCCACCTGGGAAGGCATCAAGGCCGCCGAGAAGCTGCAGAAGGAAGGCATCAACTGCAACATGACGCTGCTCTTCAGCTTCGAGCAGGCCGTCGCCTGCGCCGAGGCCGGCGCCTTCCTCATCTCGCCGTTCGTGGGCCGCATCTTCGACTGGTACGTCGCCAACACCGACACCAAGACCTACGCGCCGCAGGAAGACCCGGGCGTGAAGTCGGTCCGCCGCATCTACGACTACTACAAGACCCACGGCTACAAGACCGTCGTGATGGGCGCCAGCTTCCGCAACATCGGCCAGATCCAGGCCCTCGCCGGCTGCGACCGCCTCACCATTTCGCCGGACCTGCTCAAGCAGCTCGACGAAACCGACGCCGACCTCCCGCTGGCCCTCAAGGACAACGGCCAGAAGGCCGAGCCGCCGAAGGAAAAGCTCACCGAGGCCAAGTTCCGCTGGGGCCACAACGAAGACGCCATGGCCACCGACAAGCTCGCCGAGGGCATCCGCAAGTTCGCGGTCGACCAGCGCAAGCTGGAAGAACTGCTCGGCGCGAAGCTGTAA